In the Solanum pennellii chromosome 5, SPENNV200 genome, one interval contains:
- the LOC107020555 gene encoding protein NRT1/ PTR FAMILY 3.1, which yields MEVMNKKENSSRRMKGGMITMPFIFANEICEKLAVVGFGTNMVIYLTNELHLPLTKAANTLTNFGGTASLTPLVGAFIADTFAGRFWTITVASIIYQIGMIILTLSAILPQLRPPSCKDDEYCKEANSSQLAILYVSLLLTAFGSGGIRPCVVAFGADQFDENDPNQKTQTWKFFNWYYFCMGFSMLVAVTVIVYIQDNIGWGVGFGVPTIAMLISIVVFIFGYPLYRNLDPAGSPFTRLVQVCVAAYKKRKLDIVNDTNLLYQNQELDADISTAGKLVHTKQMKLLDRAAIVTEKDNPKSPNLWRLNTVHRVEELKSIIRMGPIWASGIILITAYAQQSTFSVQQAKTMNRHLLNSFEIPAASMTLFTLTTMLCTIALYDRVFVPIARKFTGLERGISFLSRMGIGFFISVLATLVAGFIEVKRKNVASTYGLVDKPKSLVPISVFWLVPQYCLHGIAEAFMSIGHLEFFYDQAPESMRSTATALFWTSISAGNYLSTFLVSLVHEFTNWLPDNNLNEGRLEYFYWLITILQVVNLIYYVFCARLYTFKPIQMHKTEDLETKKEGIELVNNV from the exons atggAAGTGATGAATAAGAAGGAAAACTCCTCTAGAAGGATGAAGGGTGGAATGATCACTATGCCCTTCATATttg CAAATGAGATATGTGAGAAATTGGCAGTGGTTGGGTTTGGTACAAATATGGTCATTTACTTGACAAATGAACTCCATCTTCCATTAACAAAAGCAGCAAATACACTAACAAATTTTGGTGGCACTGCAAGTTTGACACCATTGGTTGGAGCTTTTATTGCTGATACTTTTGCTGGAAGATTTTGGACTATAACTGTTGCTTCTATCATCTACCAAATT GGCATGATCATATTAACATTATCAGCAATACTACCACAACTAAGGCCACCATCATGCAAAGATGATGAATATTGCAAAGAAGCAAATTCAAGTCAATTAGCCATTTTATATGTGTCATTACTCTTAACAGCCTTTGGGTCAGGTGGAATTAGGCCATGTGTTGTTGCATTTGGGGCTGACcaatttgatgaaaatgatcCAAATCAAAAAACACAAACATGGAAATTCTTTAATTGGTATTATTTTTGTATGGGATTTTCAATGCTTGTGGCTGTCACAGTAATTGTTTATATTCAAGATAATATTGGATGGGGTGTTGGATTTGGTGTCCCAACAATTGCTATGCTTATATCAattgttgtttttatatttgGATACCCTTTGTATAGAAATTTGGATCCTGCTGGTAGCCCTTTTACTAGGCTAGTGCAAGTTTGTGTTGCTGCCTACAAAAAGAGGAAATTGGATATTGTAAATGATACTAATTTGCTTTATCAAAATCAAGAACTTGATGCTGATATTTCTACTGCTGGCAAGCTTGTCCACACTAAGCAAATGAA ATTGTTGGACAGAGCAGCAATAGTAACAGAGAAGGACAACCCTAAATCTCCGAATCTATGGAGGCTAAACACAGTTCATCGCGTAGAAGAGCTGAAATCGATCATAAGAATGGGTCCAATATGGGCATCAGGGATCATCCTGATCACAGCATACGCTCAACAATCCACATTCTCAGTACAACAAGCCAAAACAATGAACAGACACTTACTAAACTCCTTTGAAATCCCAGCTGCCTCGATGACTCTCTTCACATTAACGACAATGCTATGCACCATTGCCTTGTATGACCGCGTATTTGTACCTATTGCACGTAAGTTCACTGGACTCGAACGAGGAATCTCATTCCTAAGTAGAATGGGAATTGGATTCTTCATATCAGTTCTAGCTACATTAGTAGCTGGATTTATTGAAGTTAAACGAAAAAATGTTGCATCGACTTATGGACTAGTCGATAAACCTAAATCACTAGTTCCAATTTCAGTATTTTGGCTAGTGCCACAATATTGTTTACATGGTATAGCTGAGGCATTTATGTCAATTGGACATCTTGAATTTTTCTATGATCAAGCTCCAGAGAGTATGAGAAGTACAGCTACCGCGTTATTTTGGACATCGATTTCAGCTGGGAATTATTTGAGTACATTTCTGGTTTCCTTAGTTCATGAATTTACCAATTGGCTGCCTGATAATAACTTGAATGAGGGGAGATTAGAGTATTTTTACTGGTTAATTACGATTTTACAAGTGGTTAATTTGATTTACTATGTGTTTTGTGCAAGATTATATACTTTTAAGCCTATTCAGATGCACAAAACAGAGGATTTGGAGACTAAAAAAGAGGGGATTGAACTTGTAAACAATGTTTAG